A region from the Mucilaginibacter sp. CSA2-8R genome encodes:
- a CDS encoding YeeE/YedE thiosulfate transporter family protein, translated as MLELFKQPWPWYTSGSAIALIMVALLYFGKSFGFSSNLRTMCTIAGAGKRVAFFDFDWRTQRWNLLFLIGSIIGGFISATLLNNGAPLQLSAATIKDLSALDIRFDGQLNPSQIFGIGELSVKNVLLMLIGGMLVGFGSRYAGGCTSGHAISGLSNLQLPSLVAVIGFFAGGLIMTHLLLPLIF; from the coding sequence ATGCTCGAATTATTTAAACAACCCTGGCCCTGGTACACCTCGGGTAGTGCCATTGCCCTGATTATGGTGGCGCTACTTTACTTTGGCAAATCGTTTGGATTTTCGTCAAACCTGCGTACCATGTGTACTATTGCCGGTGCGGGTAAGCGCGTGGCTTTTTTTGATTTCGACTGGCGTACCCAGCGGTGGAACCTGCTTTTCTTAATCGGATCTATCATCGGCGGCTTCATCTCGGCTACCCTGCTTAACAATGGCGCTCCCTTGCAATTGTCGGCCGCCACCATAAAAGATTTGAGCGCCTTAGACATCCGGTTCGACGGGCAGTTAAATCCTAGTCAGATATTCGGTATTGGTGAGCTGTCGGTGAAAAACGTGTTGCTGATGCTGATCGGCGGCATGCTGGTAGGCTTTGGCTCACGCTATGCAGGCGGTTGCACATCGGGCCATGCCATCAGCGGCCTGTCCAATCTGCAACTGCCATCGCTGGTAGCCGTTATTGGCTTTTTTGCGGGTGGCCTCATCATGACCCATTTGCTTTTACCCTTGATTTTCTAA
- a CDS encoding DUF6691 family protein produces the protein MKGLKFILTGIVFGIVMTKSEAISWYRIQEMFRFQSFHMYGIIGTAVVLGTLAVYVIKRFNIKDSQGNAIIIPDKDKSWTKYILGGLIFGLGWALTGACPGPMFVNIGYGFVTMIIVVIGALGGTYLYGLLKSRLPH, from the coding sequence ATGAAAGGATTAAAATTTATACTTACCGGCATTGTATTCGGCATTGTTATGACTAAATCAGAAGCCATCTCATGGTACCGCATCCAGGAGATGTTCCGTTTCCAGTCGTTTCACATGTATGGTATTATCGGTACGGCAGTTGTTTTAGGCACACTTGCGGTATACGTTATCAAGCGCTTCAATATTAAAGACTCGCAGGGTAACGCCATCATTATACCCGACAAAGATAAAAGCTGGACCAAGTACATTTTAGGCGGACTCATCTTTGGCTTGGGCTGGGCTTTGACCGGCGCTTGCCCCGGCCCTATGTTCGTCAACATTGGTTATGGTTTTGTTACCATGATTATTGTGGTTATTGGCGCGCTTGGCGGCACTTACCTATACGGCTTGCTTAAAAGCAGGTTGCCTCATTAA
- a CDS encoding chromate resistance protein ChrB domain-containing protein: MKRFVESDAESLDVLYDEVFIKAKVLSATPFAMPGVEYSHYEDQCTFDYFIKKHRLNYPALKRMVAIVRGADTDHHDFALQSAGMEAIFMEFSYQIKNDKNC, from the coding sequence ATTAAACGTTTTGTTGAATCTGACGCCGAATCTTTAGACGTGCTTTACGACGAAGTATTCATCAAAGCCAAAGTATTGTCTGCAACACCATTTGCCATGCCCGGCGTAGAGTACAGCCATTACGAAGACCAATGTACATTTGACTATTTTATTAAAAAGCATCGGCTTAACTACCCGGCACTCAAACGTATGGTAGCTATAGTGAGGGGTGCCGATACCGACCATCATGATTTTGCGCTGCAATCTGCCGGGATGGAAGCTATATTTATGGAATTTTCCTATCAAATTAAGAACGACAAGAATTGTTAA
- a CDS encoding arginine decarboxylase gives MQSYQEFLDLSVGFPQEGFEIIDDELYFHDLNLMEMIETYGTPLRFTYVPIISKKIQQAKLMFQQAIIKNNYRGSYKYCYCTKSSHFKHVVEEALKNDIHLETSSAFDMPMIDALEKKGVVSKDITVICNGFKTYQYKQYIVDMLHDGFHNIIPVLDNKEEFNIYDDEIEMDTPCNLGIRIASEEQPDSQFYTSRLGIRMEDVIDFYYNKVEKNPNFRVKLLHFFINSGISDTPYYWNELEKYVTLYCKFKKINPELDTLDIGGGMPFKDSLVFDFDYEYMITEIVKRIKEICAENDVVEPDIITEFGKYTCAEASGILYKVLGRKQQNDREKWLMLDGSFITNLPDVWALNQKYILLPINNWDAEYERVNLGGITCDGQDYYNQEAHMNSVFMPKTRKVQYLGFFNTGAYQEVLSGYGGIHHCLLPSPKHVLIRRNRDETFNFEVFGEEQNSKQVLKILGYTA, from the coding sequence ATGCAAAGCTACCAGGAATTTCTTGACCTAAGCGTAGGGTTTCCGCAGGAAGGTTTCGAGATCATAGATGATGAATTATATTTTCATGATCTTAATTTAATGGAAATGATTGAAACGTATGGTACGCCCCTGCGCTTTACTTATGTTCCGATTATCTCTAAAAAGATACAGCAGGCTAAATTGATGTTTCAGCAGGCTATTATCAAAAACAACTACCGCGGCAGCTACAAATATTGCTATTGTACTAAAAGTTCGCATTTTAAGCATGTGGTTGAGGAGGCGTTAAAAAATGATATCCACTTAGAAACATCATCAGCGTTTGATATGCCGATGATTGATGCGCTGGAGAAAAAAGGCGTGGTAAGCAAGGATATTACGGTAATATGTAACGGCTTTAAAACCTACCAGTACAAGCAGTATATTGTTGATATGCTGCATGACGGTTTCCACAACATCATCCCGGTATTAGATAATAAAGAAGAGTTTAACATATACGACGACGAGATTGAGATGGATACCCCGTGCAACCTGGGCATCCGCATCGCGTCTGAAGAGCAGCCGGATTCGCAGTTCTATACCTCGCGTTTAGGCATCCGGATGGAAGATGTGATTGATTTTTACTACAATAAGGTCGAAAAAAATCCAAACTTCCGTGTTAAGTTGCTGCACTTCTTTATCAACTCGGGTATTTCAGATACACCTTATTACTGGAACGAACTGGAGAAATACGTAACCCTGTACTGCAAATTCAAAAAGATCAATCCCGAACTGGATACGCTGGATATTGGCGGCGGTATGCCGTTCAAGGACTCGCTGGTTTTTGATTTTGATTACGAGTACATGATCACCGAGATTGTTAAGCGTATTAAAGAAATTTGCGCCGAAAATGATGTGGTAGAGCCGGATATTATTACCGAATTTGGTAAATATACCTGTGCCGAGGCATCAGGCATTCTATACAAGGTATTGGGCCGTAAGCAGCAAAATGATCGCGAAAAATGGCTGATGCTGGATGGTTCATTCATCACTAACCTACCCGACGTTTGGGCGCTTAACCAGAAGTACATCCTGTTGCCTATTAACAACTGGGATGCTGAATATGAGCGCGTAAACTTAGGCGGTATTACCTGCGATGGTCAGGATTATTACAACCAAGAGGCCCACATGAACAGTGTGTTTATGCCTAAAACCCGCAAGGTGCAATATCTCGGCTTTTTTAATACCGGCGCCTACCAGGAAGTATTAAGCGGCTACGGCGGTATACACCACTGCCTGCTGCCATCACCCAAACACGTGCTCATACGCCGCAACCGCGACGAGACATTTAACTTCGAGGTGTTTGGCGAAGAACAAAACAGTAAACAGGTACTCAAAATATTAGGCTACACCGCCTAA
- a CDS encoding phosphatase PAP2 family protein, translating into MKNILIAIALSLTSVCSFAQIKTDTASKSIVDTLKKDLFTAPDTVQHLHSKALSLIPPAALVGYGAASFYLKPLRRVDRYVYHEAAQHNFVFKKHFEDYFQYAPPVLVYGLNLVGVHGKNTFVDRTLIYVMAQGMLGASLYTFKHATHRTRPDGSDRYSFPSGHTANAFAGAEFMAQELGGNSVYYSVVGYALATTTGVFRIYHQDHWLSDVIAGAGFGILATKGAYLLYPYIRNALFKSKEAEKADDIKKHSNLMHSALLLPSYQNGALGLSFSASF; encoded by the coding sequence TTGAAAAATATACTTATTGCTATTGCCTTATCGCTTACATCAGTCTGTAGCTTTGCGCAAATAAAAACCGATACCGCTTCAAAAAGCATTGTTGATACGCTTAAAAAAGACCTGTTTACGGCACCCGATACCGTACAGCATTTACATAGCAAGGCGCTGTCCCTTATTCCACCTGCAGCATTGGTGGGTTATGGCGCAGCCTCTTTTTATTTGAAGCCGTTGCGGCGGGTAGACCGTTATGTGTACCACGAGGCCGCGCAACACAACTTTGTTTTTAAAAAACACTTTGAAGATTATTTTCAGTATGCACCGCCGGTGCTGGTTTACGGCTTAAACCTGGTAGGCGTGCACGGCAAAAATACTTTTGTAGACCGTACACTCATTTACGTAATGGCTCAGGGTATGCTCGGCGCAAGCTTATACACCTTTAAACATGCCACCCACCGTACACGACCCGACGGGAGCGACCGATACTCGTTCCCATCAGGTCACACGGCTAACGCCTTCGCGGGTGCTGAGTTTATGGCGCAGGAACTTGGCGGCAACTCGGTTTACTATTCGGTCGTAGGTTATGCCCTTGCAACTACCACCGGCGTATTCCGCATTTATCACCAGGACCATTGGCTGAGCGACGTGATTGCCGGTGCCGGTTTCGGTATCCTGGCTACCAAGGGCGCTTACCTGCTATACCCCTACATCCGCAACGCGTTGTTCAAAAGTAAAGAAGCCGAAAAAGCTGACGACATAAAAAAACACAGCAACTTAATGCATTCGGCCCTGCTGTTGCCTTCTTACCAAAACGGCGCTTTAGGCTTAAGCTTTTCGGCAAGTTT